CGGCGCCAGGCCCTCGGGCGCGCCATAATTGAGGAAGACGCTGTCCTTCAGTCGGACCACGCCGCCGCCCTGCATGCCTGCCCAGAGGTTTCCATCGCGGTCGTTCATCAGGCTGGTGACGCGGTTGTACGGCAGGCCGTCGGCCTCGCTCAGCGTCGAGAACTGGCCCGCGTCGAATCGGGCCAGTCCGCCCGCGTCGGTGCCGATCCACAGCACGCCGTGGTCGTCGCGGATCAGCGCCCGAATGTACGGATTCGGCAGGCCGGATCCGGCGCCGAAGTGATCGACGCGGTCGCCCTGCCAGTGGTGCAGGCCGTCGCGTCCGCCGACCCACAAGCCACCCGCCCCGTCGTCGACGATGGCGGAGATCGGCGTCCGCGCGAGTGGATTGCCGCTCGGCAAGGGCACGACTCGGTCGCCTTGAAAGGCCACCAGCCCGCCTCCCGTGCCAACCCACAATCTACCGTCCGGCCCGCCGTAGATGGCCGCGACATCGTCGTGGGGCAGGCCGTCCCTTGTCGAGTAGGTTGTGAACCGCCCGCCGGCGAAGCGCGTGAGTCCACCCCCGAGGGTTCCAATCCAGAGCGTGCCCTTCGAGTCCTCGTAGAGGGCGTAGACATCCTCTCTCGGCAGGCCGTCCTTTGCCCTGTAGGCGGTGAAGCGGCCCTGTGCATAGCGAACGAGGCCTCCGCCGGTACCGATCCAAAGCGTTCCGTCGCGTCCCTCGACGATGCACTGGGTGGTGTTGTGGGGGTAGCCGGGGACGGTCGTCGTGTCGAACGCGGTGAACTCGACGCCATCGAACCTGATCAGGCCCTCCTGTGTGCCGATCCACAGGTAGCCATCCCTGGTTTGGGTGACGGCCAGGACGCCATTCTGCGGCAACCCGTCCTGAATCTGCCAGACTCGGCGGCTGTACTGGGTGAGGGCCCGCCCGCGCTCGAGGGCAAACGAGGGTGCCGCCACGGTCAGCACGACACAGACCGCAGCCAAGGCCAGAACGCCGGGCCGTGTGCCGACCAGGCCCACACCGCCGGTTGAACGCGGGTCAGTGGCCATAGGAAACCGTCGGGCGGGCGCAAGGCCCCCTCCTCTAGAAATCGTCATCGGACGTGCATGCTTGACCCCTGGGCCGTACCTTTGGCGCCAAACGCTGCCGGTTCGCACACGTTGAAGCCCTCCTCGCTGTCGACCGGTGTCGACTTCTTCCACGCCACGGAGCCGTCGATGTCGAGCACCCTGGCGGTGACAGGCAGCCCCGGTACCGTCCCGCCGGAGCAGGCATGGGCGGCCGCGGCATGGGCTTCCGCTCACCGCAGGTGCAGTTCCAGATCGGCTTCCTTCGGTCGCTCGCCGAGACGACCGGCGGGCGGGTGTTTCGAGCGAGTCCCCGGCTGTCGGTCGAGGAAGTGTTCCAGTTGGTTCTCGACGACGCGCGGTCGCGGCATGTGCTGACGTACTCGCCGGACAGACCTGCGTCGGGGTGGCACAAGCTGCAGGTCGAGCTGGCTGGCGCCAGGGGCGATGTGGTGGCACGCCGCGGCTACTTCGTGGCCGGCATTCATCGAGCCACTTCACGGCATCACCTCTCGAACCAGAACGGCCTGATGGGGCTGCGACCGAGCCGTGCTACCCTTCGACTCCGTTGTGTTGCGCGCCTGCCCAGCCCGTGGCGTGCGATGTCGTCCCGCTCCGTTCATCGCCGACCGGCGCCATGCCACGAGCTCGAGGCACAGGCGTGCGCACACGTGGAGAGTTACTCGCATGGCCACCAGGTTCGGGACAGAACCCATTCGTGTCGCGCCGCACCCCTGGATCTGGATGCTGCTCTACTTCCCGCTCGGGTTGGCCATCGGGTTCCCGTCGGTGGCGCTCGGATTCCTCGGGAGCCGTGCCGGTCTCGATGTCTCTGCCGTTGCCGCGATCGTCGGCATGACGTTTCTCGCCGGCGGGTGGAAGTTCCTCTGGGCACCGATTGGCGACTACACGCTGTCGCGCAAGACGTGGTACCTGATTGCCATCGCGTCCATCGCCATCGGCCTTGCCGTGATGACGGCGATCCCCATCTCCAAGGCCACCGCGCCGCTGCTCTCCGCCGTCACGCTGTTGACGACGGTGGCCGGAACGTTCAGCGCCTTCGCGACCGAAGGGCTGATGGCGCACAACGTGCCGACGGCCGCGCGCGGCCGGGCCGCGGGCTGGTTCCAGGCGGGCAACCAATTCGGCCAGACCGCCGGCGGGGGCATCGGGCTCTGGCTCGTGGAGCACTCGCCGGCGCCGTGGGTTGGGGGAGTGGTGCTCGCACTGATTCTCTGTGGCTGCGCGCTCGGGTTGATCGGCCTCGAAGAACCGCCGCGCCACATGGGTGACGCCTCCGTTGGTGCGCGTGTTCGCGATGCATGGCGCGAGTTGACCGACGTGCTGCGCGCCCGTGCCGGGCGGATTGCGCTCATTCTCGCGATCCTGCCCATCGGGACCGGCGCTGCGATGTTTCTCTTCAGTGCAATCGCGCAGGAGTTCCACGCTTCCTCCGACGTCGTCTCCGCGGTCCTCGGTCTGGGCGGCGGGGTGGCGATTGTGGCGGGTTGCTTCGTCGGCGGCCGGCTCGCCGATCGCGTGCCGAAGCCGACCGCGTACGCCGTATCCTGCGGCCTCGGCCTCGTGGCCTGCGTCGTGATGGCGCTGTCGCCGCGGACGTCTGCCGCCTACGGGGCGACCACGCTGCTCTACACATTCACGCTGGGGATGGTCACTGCATCGTTCACCGGACTCGTGCTGGCCATCATCGGCGAGAGCGCGGCGGCGACGAAGATCAACCTCTTCTTCGCGATCAACACGCTGTTCAGCCTCGGCATGCTGAGGCTGGTCGGCTGGGCACACGATGCCTGGTCCACCAACGGCATGCTGATGACCGAAGCGCTCGTCGGCGTGGCAGCCCTCGTGCTCTTCGTCCTGCTGGCCGGTCGCGTGCGCGGAGCCGAGGTGGCGTAGTCGCCCGGTCGCATCTCCTTTTCTGGTGGTACACGCGGTGCCGGTACGGAGGCCTGTCGGTGACGATGCTGACTGCGATTCAGGCGGACATCGTGACACTTGACGTCGATGCCATCGTGAACGCCGCGAACTCATCGCTACGCGGCGGCGGCGGCGTCGACGGTGCGATCCACCGGGCGGCTGGTCCGGCCCTGCTGGCCGAGTGCCGCGCGCTCGGCGGATGCCCGACGGGGGGACGCGAAGATCACGGGCGTCTACGGCTACCCGGTCGGGCTCGCAGCCGGTGTTGCCGTGGACAGCGTCCGCCGCGCGCCTCGCTCGGAGTCCGCGTTCGAACAGGTCATCTTCTGCTGCTTCTCGCGCCGTGACTTCGAGGTCTACGACCGGCTGCTGGCGTGAGCCGTTGTCCTCCGAGTCCGCACCATGACGGACAGATCGAGCGCCCAGGGCGAAGATCTCGCGCACATTCACGACAGAGGATACGGTGATCTGGCGAGGGACTGGTGTGACGCCGGACGTGGCCG
This is a stretch of genomic DNA from Vicinamibacterales bacterium. It encodes these proteins:
- a CDS encoding MFS transporter, whose translation is MATRFGTEPIRVAPHPWIWMLLYFPLGLAIGFPSVALGFLGSRAGLDVSAVAAIVGMTFLAGGWKFLWAPIGDYTLSRKTWYLIAIASIAIGLAVMTAIPISKATAPLLSAVTLLTTVAGTFSAFATEGLMAHNVPTAARGRAAGWFQAGNQFGQTAGGGIGLWLVEHSPAPWVGGVVLALILCGCALGLIGLEEPPRHMGDASVGARVRDAWRELTDVLRARAGRIALILAILPIGTGAAMFLFSAIAQEFHASSDVVSAVLGLGGGVAIVAGCFVGGRLADRVPKPTAYAVSCGLGLVACVVMALSPRTSAAYGATTLLYTFTLGMVTASFTGLVLAIIGESAAATKINLFFAINTLFSLGMLRLVGWAHDAWSTNGMLMTEALVGVAALVLFVLLAGRVRGAEVA